A region of Dioscorea cayenensis subsp. rotundata cultivar TDr96_F1 chromosome 5, TDr96_F1_v2_PseudoChromosome.rev07_lg8_w22 25.fasta, whole genome shotgun sequence DNA encodes the following proteins:
- the LOC120261069 gene encoding tubulin-folding cofactor E, with product MADDDEKALLLRFRIGQRIHAAGNPQRTGTVCYVGPVDGHAGEWIGVDWDDDEGKHDGSVNGVRYFSARGERSASLVRPKNLSAGISLIDALYTRYRSDTTTTKEEEDEMYVHSMSNKRVQIQLVGKHKVEEKLKRLDEICSMSTAYLGVSSVGSSHEITALVPKLKELDLTGNLLSKWQDITSICKALPALEVINLTRNFLEDEIGVAELSLLDRIRVLVLNNCDVTWEQVEKLKPSLESIEELHLMANNLQSIVPSPPPTKFVEGFDSLRLLSLEYNFIDDWDEVVKLCHLRSLEQLHLNNNNLKRIYYPANPTSLDSTKIDSRCDRAFKNLQCLLLGSNQIEDLASIDSLNFFPNLLDVRLSGNPIDDPAKGGVPRFALIARLGKIKILNGSEVTSRERRESEIRYVRLVMAKMQAENLAEIEQLHPRFSELKLLHGIDDEKPATGTAGPQKMSAGLLCITLKCVGPSMGEKLPLTKKLPPNTTVGRLKALCESFFKLKGIRPRLFIQEEGSPLPQFLDDDMASLLDLGFDSEATILVDEESS from the exons ATGGCGGACGACGATGAGAAGGCGCTGTTGCTGCGTTTCCGAATCGGCCAGAGGATCCACGCGGCCGGAAACCCTCAGAGGACCGGGACGGTCTGCTATGTCGGCCCCGTCGACGGCCACGCCGGTGAATGGATCGGCGTCGACTGGGACGATGACGAGGGCAAGCACGATGGCTCCGTCAATGGAGTCCGATACTTCTCGGCGCGAGGTGAACGATCGGCGTCTCTCGTCCGTCCCAAGAACCTCAGCGCTGGGATCTCGCTCATCGATGCCCTATATACTCGGTACCGAAGCGataccaccaccaccaaagaAGAGGAAG ATGAAATGTATGTTCATTCTATGAGCAATAAACGTGTCCAGATCCAGCTCGTGGGGAAGCATAAGGTTGAGGAGAAGTTGAAGCGACTGGATGAGATTTGCAGCATGTCAACAGCTTATTTGGGAGTTAGCTCTGTTGGATCTTCTCATGAGATCACTGCTCTAGTTCCAA AGCTCAAGGAGCTTGACTTGACTGGCAACCTGCTCTCAAAGTGGcaa GATATCACTTCAATTTGCAAAGCTTTACCAGCCCTTGAAGTTATCAATCTCACAAGGAATTTTTTGGAGGATGAAATTGGCGTAGCTGAGTTGTCATTACTTGATAGAATTCGTGTTTTGGTTCTTAATAACTGTGATGTAACATGGGAACAG GTTGAAAAGCTTAAACCATCATTGGAATCCATTGAAGAGCTCCATTTAATGGCAAATAATTTACAGAGCATTGTG ccATCTCCTCCACCTACAAAATTTGTTGAGGGATTTGATTCATTGCGTCTCCTAAGTTTGGAGTACAACTTTATTGATGATTGGGATGAAGTTGTGAAGCTTTGCCATCTTAGAAG CTTGGAACAGCTTCATTTGAACAACAACAATTTGAAGCGTATATACTATCCTGCAAACCCAACTTCCTTGGATAGCACAAAGATAGATAGTAGATGTGACAGGGCATTTAAGAATTTGCAGTGccttcttcttg gATCTAATCAGATTGAAGACTTGGCATCTATTGATTCCCTCAACTTTTTCCCTAATTTGTTG GATGTTAGGCTTTCTGGGAATCCAATTGATGATCCAGCCAAAGGTGGTGTGCCAAGATTTGCTTTGATTGCGCGTCTaggaaaaatcaaaatattaaatggGAGTGAG GTGACCTCTCGTGAGAGGAGGGAATCTGAAATACG ATATGTCCGTCTTGTTATGGCCAAGATGCAAGCTGAAAATTTAGCTGAGATTGAGCAACTGCATCCTAG ATTTTCTGAACTTAAGTTGCTCCATGGCATTGATGATGAGAAGCCTGCAACTGGAACTGCAGGCCCTCAGAAAATGTCTGCTGGACTTCTTT GTATCACATTGAAATGTGTGGGACCTTCCATGGGAGAGAAGTTGCCTTTAACAAAAAAGTTACCACCAAACACTACT GTGGGTAGGCTAAAAGCTCTATGTGAgagtttttttaaactaaaaggTATCAGGCCAAGATTGTTTATTCAAGAAGAG GGTTCACCATTGCCTCAATTTCTTGATGATGACATGGCTTCTTTGCTGGATCTTGGATTTGACTCAGAAGCTACAATTCTGGTAGATGAAGAAAGTTCctga
- the LOC120260877 gene encoding LOW QUALITY PROTEIN: non-lysosomal glucosylceramidase (The sequence of the model RefSeq protein was modified relative to this genomic sequence to represent the inferred CDS: deleted 1 base in 1 codon), protein MSQNGCSKREDVIPDSSQAQASVDPGNPVALTWHRQLTDEGRKLSHFKLFLREKLQLAHIGVRLGRYVIEEAAKGHVAVIDFLRKRSLTSCQGIPLGGIGAGSIGRTYKGDFQRWQLFAGACEDGAVLANQFSVFISRSDGKKYSTVLFPEKPETLKAHAVSGIGSWDWNLNGKKSTYHAVYPRAWTVYNGEPDPELKIVCRQFSPIIPHNYRESSLPVAIFTFTLTNLGETVADVKLLFTLANSVGGNSEFSGYHSNYRMVNKDGVRGVLLHHRTANGKPPITFAIAAQETSEVHVSECPRFVISGNSKDFTASDMWHAMKKHGSFNHLDYIETSTPSKLGTSIGAAVAASVTVPPKAVRTVTFSLAWASPEVKFPSGQIYHRRYTKFYGTDQNAAATLAHDSIIEHALWESQIEEWQQPILKDKDLPEWFRVTLFNELYYLNAGGTIWTDGSPPVRSLASIEKVKFSLDTLDLNCTKVTDVDLCDNTAVTILEKMTSVLEKIHIPAASNSAFGTTLLQGEENIGQFLYLEGIEYSMWNTYDVHFYSSFSLLILFPKLELSIQRDFAAAVMMHDPEKVHIISNGKWVPRKVLGAVPHDIGLNDPWFKVNAYNLHNTNRWKDLNPKFVLQVYRDAVFTGDKSFARAVWPAVYTAMAYMDQFDKDKDEMIENEGCPDQTYDVWSVTGVSAYCGGLWVAALQAASAMANEVGDMESRILFWQKYLKAKAVYEKLWNGSYFNYDDNGGRTSSSIQADQLAGQWYARACGLSPIVDEEKAQKALEKIFNFNVLKVKDGKRGAVNGMRPDGTVDMSAIQSREIWSGVTYSVAATMIQEGMVQAGFRTAQGVYEAAWSQDGLGYAFQTPEAWNTDDEYRSLCYMRPLAIWAMQWALSPPKLHKEQETDITENDAASQQNSSFSKVANFLQLPEDTSKSFIRVVYEITCNRWRS, encoded by the exons GTTGCAGTCATTGATTTTCTGAGGAAGCGGTCGTTAACATCTTGTCAGGGCATTCCTTTGGGTGGCATTGG GGCAGGAAGTATCGGAAGAACCTATAAAGGTGATTTCCAGCGGTGGCAATTGTTTGCTGGAGCATGTGAAGATGGAGCTGTCTTAGCAAACCAATTTTCT gtttttatttCACGCTCAGACGGGAAGAAGTATTCTACAGTACTTTTTCCGGAGAAGCCTGAAACTCTTAA AGCACATGCCGTATCAGGAATTGGATCTTGGGACTGGAACCTGAATGGGAAAAAGTCAACATATCATGCAGTGTATCCAAGGGCCTGGACAGTATATAATG GTGAACCTGACCCGGAACTTAAGATAGTCTGTCGCCAGTTCTCACCAATTATTCCTCACAACTATCGCGAAAGCAGTCTTCCAGTTGCAATATTTACCTTTACG CTGACAAATTTGGGGGAGACAGTAGCAGATGTAAAATTGCTTTTTACATTGGCT AATTCTGTAGGTGGAAATTCTGAATTTTCTGGATATCATTCCAATTACAGAATGGT AAACAAAGACGGTGTGCGCGGAGTACTTCTACATCATAG GACTGCAAATGGGAAACCTCCGATAACATTCGCAATAGCTGCACAAGAGACATCTGAAGTTCATGTCTCTGAATGTCCTCGTTTTGTGATATCTGGAAACTCCAAGGATTTCACAGCAAGTGACATGTGGCATGCTATGAAAAAG cATGGATCCTTTAATCACCTTGATTACATTGAAACGTCAACACCATCAAAGTTAGGAACATCTATTGGTGCAGCCGTTGCAGCTTCTGTCACTGTTCCTCCTAAAGCTGTTCGTACTGTTACATTTTCCCTGGCCTGGGCTAGCCCTGAA GTGAAGTTTCCTAGTGGACAAATATATCATAG GCGCTATACAAAATTTTATGGCACTGATCAAAATGCAGCGGCTACACTTGCTCACGATTCTATAATTG agcATGCTTTATGGGAGTCTCAAATTGAAGAATGGCAACAACCTATTTTGAAAGACAAGGACCTTCCAGAATG GTTCCGTGTCACTCTCTTCAATGAGCTCTATTATCTTAATGCTGGGGGAACAATTTGGACAG ATGGGTCACCACCTGTACGAAGTTTAGCGAGCATTGAAAAAGTGAAATTTTCTCTTGATACATTGGATTTAAATTGTACAAAGGTCACAGATGTTGACCTTTGTGATAACACAGCAGTTACTATCCTTGAGAAAATGACTTCGGTACTTGAGAAGATTCACATCCCTGCAGCATCAAATTCTGCTTTTGGGACTACATTGCTTCAAGGAGAAGAAAATATTGGCCAGTTTCTCTATCTGGAAGGCATTGAATATTCCATGTGGAATACTTATGATGTGCATTTCTACTCATCTTTCTCACTCCTCATTCTATTTCCAAAACTTGAGCTAAGCATTCAAAGAGATTTTGCAGCAGCAGTTATGATGCATGATCCAGAGAAGGTTCACATTATCAGTAATGGCAAATGGGTGCCAAGAAAAGTTCTTGGGGCAGTTCCTCATGATATCGGGCTAAATGACCCTTGGTTCAAAGTAAATGCATATAATCTCCACAATACAAACAGATGGAAAGATCTGAACCCCAAATTTGTTCTGCAAGTTTATAGAGATGCAGTGTTCACAGGTGACAAATCCTTTGCCAGAGCTGTTTGGCCTGCCGTCTACACGGCAATGGCTTACATGGATCAGTTTGACAAGGATAAAGATGAGATGATTGAAAATGAAGGCTGTCCTGATCAGACATATGATGTTTGGTCAGTAACTGGTGTGAGTGCTTACTGTGGGGGCCTGTGGGTGGCTGCTCTACAGGCTGCTTCTGCCATGGCCAATGAAGTTGGTGACATGGAATCTAGAATCCTGTTTTGGCAAAAGTATCTCAAGGCAAAAGCGGTGTATGAGAAATTATGGAATGGTTCATATTTCAACTACGATGATAATGGTGGCAGAACAAGTTCTTCTATTCAAGCAGATCAGCTGGCTGGACAATG GTATGCTAGGGCATGTGGTCTTTCGCcaattgttgatgaagagaAAGCACAAAAAGCgcttgaaaaaatatttaatttcaatgttttaaaagtTAAGGATGGTAAGCGAGGAGCTGTTAATGGGATGCGACCAGATGGTACCGTTGACATGTCTGCAATACAGTCTAGAGAAATATGGTCTGGAGTGACGTATTCTGTTGCTGCTACTATGATCCAGGAAGGTATGGTTCAAGCAGGATTCAGAACCGCTCAAGGGGTTTATGAAGCTGCATGGTCTCAAGATGGACTTGG ATATGCTTTCCAAACACCAGAGGCTTGGAATACCGATGATGAGTACAGGTCACTATGCTATATGCGTCCTCTGGCCATATGGGCAATGCAATGGGCATTATCGCCGCCAAAGCTCCACAAGGAACAGGAAACAGATATAACAGAAAATGATGCGGCTTCACAACAAAATAGCTCCTTCTCAAAAGTTGCCAACTTTCTGCAGTTGCCTGAAGATACATCAAAAAGCTTTATTCGTGTTGTTTATGAAATTACTTGCAACAGATGGAGGTCTTAA